The genomic stretch GGCGCTATCAAGTCTTCAAGTATCGTCTTCATCGCCTTTATTATTCCGGTCGTTGCATTACGGATTTATTCTAGAATGAAATGCGGCCATCGTATCTTCGCGGATGACAGTAGGAAGTCACATTTCATCATATGACTTCGCTAACGCAAACCAGTCCTTATCCTGTGTGCAGCAGCATTTACAGTGGGTCTAGCTGTGATGTGCATCGCAGGTATGCACCACGTATTCGCCATTTTGATCTAATCTAACGACAACGACAGCAACTAATTATGGCCTGGGAGAGCATATTTGGCTGATCCCCATAGGGAGTGTCTTTGAGACGATGAAGGGCTGCATATTGGTATGTATCATTAGCCCTCAGCCCTCAACCACCTCGAAAGCGAGTGCAATTGCTGACCATTTATAGTATCTCTTCATCTGCCAAATCTTGTACGCCTTCGCCATCGCTTTTACCAAGCTCTCCATCATAGCGTCCTATCTTCGCTTGTTCCCAGACAAAATGTTTCGCATATGGATGTACATACTGTCCTTCTCTATCGTGGGGTTATGGTTCACAGGTAAGGCACATTAGCCAATTTCACACTTGAAACTAGCTCACACATCCTCAGGCGTCTTTGTCACAGTCTTTCAGTGCACCCCAGTCCGCGGCGCCTGGGATTTCACTATACCGGGCCGCAGATGCATCAACTACGTCACATATCTGTACGCGAGTTCAGCTGTGAATGTAGCTACCGACATCATACTTTGCCTCTTGCCTTTGCCACACCTCTGGAAACTGCAGCTACCACTTAGGGAACGAGTTGTGCTTTGTGTGTTGCTGGCAGGAGGTGTAAGGTATGTGATCCCGTCACCAAGTTCGGGCTATACTGACAATTCATAGTGCATGTGTTGTGGGAAGCGTCCGTATTGCCTTCCTCGGCCGACTACGTGTCTTGGACACTACGCGTAAGTGACTTCCAGCTCCTTACCCTCCTTACACATCCAAGCATCTAACAATTGTGTAGACGACAGCGTACCAGGCCTGATCATGTCAGTCGGAGAATGCAGTCTAGGAATCATCTCCGTCAGCTTCGCATCCTTTCGTCCACTAGTAAAGCGATTCCTATCGACACCGAACTCCACGCCTCAGCCGTCAGTCCCGCTACAAAAACGTAGCAACTATACCAGCAGTACCAATACATTGCCCAAGCTCCTAAGCGGAAAGGGAACGGAGCTTTCGCACAGATCTTCGTTCACACAACTCACCGACAAGGGTGCGTCCCACGACTACTTCACTGCTCCCGCTGGAAGTCAAGCGAGCGTGGAAGAACGGACTACAGGTTTCGAGGATAGGGAGTCATTGGAAACTGAGTGGGAACGATATGTTGCTACATGTTGATGTCCCGGAGAACTGGCAATCAACTGTACTGGGAGAAGTAGGTTGGACATGCGTATACTGAGTCGTCGTAAAAGAAACCCACCTATACCCATACCAACCCGGCAATGCTTTCACATTATAACCATACAAGTCTATCTCATAAGCTCACTTCCCGACCTTGGCACGCACGAGAAGCACGGTGAGACTCCTATTCTGCCTGCCTGCCAAGGAAGCCAAGATACCAGCTCATCTCCTTGACTGGCTATGGTTGATTGCGCAACTATTCTTCTACAGGAAGGCGTCACGTACCACCGCATCGTCGTTGCAGCAAAAAAGAAGCAGGCTATGTTTTCAGCTATGCTGCGCACGGGGCTGAGTAGCTTGATCTTCGTTAATCTGGGCGATCAGGCTGCTCACATGCGGAATACATATGTCTACGATGCAACGCTACCTATCAGGTCATCATCGCTATAACCTCCAATATCAAGTCATATAAACAAGTCCTTGTTCAACCTCTGATCATCACCAACATATCTACCACCTTCTTCTCGGCACAACACCGCTACTAAACTTCCACTACCATGAAGCTCGCAACCCCAACAACATTACTACTCGCAACCCTGCTTCATACCGCCCTTGCCGCACCCGCCGCCGACGGCGCAGTACCGAAACTCACACTCGAGCAACGAGccagcatctcgacaggcGGCAAGGCTGGTGTAAATGTGTATAACATGGTCAATGCAGCGGCCGACTTATATGCGCCAAGTCGTCTGTTGCAAGGCGCTTTTCTGGGGCTGGGTGTTGTGGAGGCTATGAGACTGTGGATGTAGGGTGTAGGGTGGTGCTAGGCGCCATGAGCTGGTTGGGTGGGGTGGAAGTTTTATACAGCAAGCGCGTTATTATTAGGcttttgttttgtttgtttgtAGCGTTGAATTATACGATACCCATATCAGACGAATCTTTTTCAGAGAGTGACAGGAAACGCCTTCGTCTGTATGACGCATTTGCCTGAATTCGCGAAGCCTTCCGCTACGCCATCGCACGTGACAGACCAACACCTCTGGAACCGAGTTTTCGCCATTCGGCAAGGACCCCCTCTGCTTCATCCTACCATACTCGACATGCCAAGTCTTGTACATCAACCACAGTATGGCGGTATTGATCGACAAGCAGACAATCAGTCAATAGGTATCGGAAGCAAGATTTGGAGCGGATAATTCATAAATATTGGTATCTCCGTAACTACATTAAAAGCTAGTAAAACAACGCCGTGCAATGCAACCCCAACGCTACGCTATGCAAGCCAAAAACACTTTTGTACAAACGCAATGGGTTCCATGCGATTGCTCAAAGGAACTTGTTCATAATCTTCTTCCATCCGCTTGCGGATGACTCTTCCCATGTCTCAGCTAGCTCGTCCTCGAACTTTCCGTTGACAAGGTCGGCCTCAGCGGGGTTAATGAACTTGCTCTTAGTCGCGATCTTGTGGCCGGTGTAAAGCACAGCGAACAGAATCAGACTGATGTAGGCGATGAAGAAGTTCTCGACGTTCCAGGGGACGAAAGCGGTGAAACCCTGGGTGATGGTAATGATGGCGCAGAAGGTTACTCCGTAAATGGCGAGACCGCGGCCACCCCATGACTTAAATGGGAGTGTGTCGCGGTCGATGTTCTGGGCCTTGAGAGCGCGCATAAAGGCAAGATGGCAGATCAAGATGCATGTCCAGGCAATGAAACCGGCGACGGAAACAATGTTGAGGAGCCAGTTGAAGGCCTTGCCACCGTTGGAGCTGAGGTTCATGTAGGCCAAAAGACCCATAGCGGCTGTAACCGCGGTAGCCCAGTAGGGAACACCTCGCTTGCTCGAGGCCTTGAGGAACGCAGGGGCGCACTGTTCTTCAGCGAGACCGACAAGGATACGGCTTCCGGAATAGACGTTCGAGCTGGCGGCTGAGAGGACAACGGTAAGAAGAATAGCGTTGAAAATGTCGGGAAGGGCAGAAACACCGGCGAGTTGAAAGGCAATGACCATTGGCGACGAACCAGCGTTTGTGGCACCAATCTGCAGACCTTCGTTGTCGTACGGAACCAGGATAccgacgaagaagatgctGAAGACGAAAAGGATAAAGATGCTCCAGAAGGTCTTTCGAATGGCCTGAGGCATGGTTACACGAGGGTTGGCCGACTCTCCAGCACCAATGGCACAAAGCTCAGTACCTTGGTAGGCGAAACCAGCTTGGATGAGCACAGCCCAGAACCCAACAAACTTGGCAACGGCTCCCTCAGCGAGGTAGGGCGCGAAAGCACCAGGGGAGTCCCAGTACTTGAAGCCGATGTAGCCCTGCGCACCGACTCCAGCGTTCATGCAGATTGCGTAGATCCAGAAACCGACAAGGGCGACGACCTTGATGAGGGCAAACCAGAACTCAAATTCTCCGAAGATGTCGACAGGCAAGAAGTTGACGGCGGTGATGGGTACCCAGAAGATGGTAATGAAGATACCAATGCTCAGATCCTGGTCCCACCATTGAATGATAAGGCCGGCGGCTGTGAGCTCAAGAGCATAGGTGATGGACCATGAAAACCAGTAGATCCATCCCATGGCGAAGCCCAGGGAGGGGTCAACGAATCGAGCAGCATATTGTGTGAAAGCACCGGAGATGGGGAGGTAGGTTGCCATCTCAGCCAGACTGAGCATGACAGAGTAGACTAGAGTACCGACGAAGACATAAGCCAGGAGTGCACCAGCAGGACCAGCAGTAGCAATAGAGCCACCACTGGCAATGAAGACACCAGTTCCTACTGTTCCACCAATTGCAACGAATTGCAAATGGCGGGAACTCAGCTTGCGCTGAAGCTCGCCCTCTGCGGGGGCAGCAGTCTGCTTCTCAACATCGCTCCCTGAATGAGAAACCGACTTGTCCGAGCGGTGGTCCATTTTTGGCGTTATTTCCTGAGCGGATGCCATATTGGTGAAGTCTCGACGGTGGACCCGGGGATGGGACTGGACGTTTGAAAGGCGAAGACACAATGTGTATGATGGATGTCAATGGCGCAAGTACCAGGGACAGAGTCAATATTTCAATCAAAGTCGTGGGAACCACAGTGGAGTCATCTCGCACGACTCCATGACCCGTGGTGTTAGCCGTCGGCGTACTCCACGCTCTGGAAAGCCAGTCGACCATCCAATTTTTCATTGTCGGTCCACATGGCGGGTTACATTGTCGGTTTTGCCGCGCAAGATGCAGAATTTGGACCGTGACAGTAGCAGGGTCGAAAATTTCTAGCAAGGATCCCATCGGCTACGAGCGGGTCGCGGCCGCCGGCAAGTGCGAGCTTGACCACAACAGTACAAGTACATTGCTTGTTGCGGAATTGACCAGTCTAACGCAGCTGCCGAGGATTCCCATCAGAAAATCTCTGCAGCTTAGCAGTGCCAATTTCGGGGAACGGGTGGCGAAGGATGATGTTCGGGTTAGTACAAGAGCCGGGCCATCATCGGGTCACGGTCTTGGCATTGAACGAGTAACATCTCCTCCATCGGAAAAGCTCACCTGCCTCATCAAGAACTTCCCGTGGGCGGCTGAGTGCTTAGTTGAGACCGTTACTTCAGAGATTTGTCTTATCAGTTCGCGAAAGAAACTTTCCGGAAGTTTGCAC from Pyrenophora tritici-repentis strain M4 chromosome 1, whole genome shotgun sequence encodes the following:
- a CDS encoding LysP, Amino acid transporter, yielding MASAQEITPKMDHRSDKSVSHSGSDVEKQTAAPAEGELQRKLSSRHLQFVAIGGTVGTGVFIASGGSIATAGPAGALLAYVFVGTLVYSVMLSLAEMATYLPISGAFTQYAARFVDPSLGFAMGWIYWFSWSITYALELTAAGLIIQWWDQDLSIGIFITIFWVPITAVNFLPVDIFGEFEFWFALIKVVALVGFWIYAICMNAGVGAQGYIGFKYWDSPGAFAPYLAEGAVAKFVGFWAVLIQAGFAYQGTELCAIGAGESANPRVTMPQAIRKTFWSIFILFVFSIFFVGILVPYDNEGLQIGATNAGSSPMVIAFQLAGVSALPDIFNAILLTVVLSAASSNVYSGSRILVGLAEEQCAPAFLKASSKRGVPYWATAVTAAMGLLAYMNLSSNGGKAFNWLLNIVSVAGFIAWTCILICHLAFMRALKAQNIDRDTLPFKSWGGRGLAIYGVTFCAIITITQGFTAFVPWNVENFFIAYISLILFAVLYTGHKIATKSKFINPAEADLVNGKFEDELAETWEESSASGWKKIMNKFL